One Synechococcus sp. MU1617 DNA window includes the following coding sequences:
- a CDS encoding NADPH-dependent assimilatory sulfite reductase hemoprotein subunit: MGEGSLAVVESGTQSLSKAEQRKLDSDHLRDPLLSELSNDDVRFTEDAVQLLKFHGSYQQHHRELRKTDKVRSWQMMLRLRSPGGRIPARLFLALDDLSNRLGDGTLRATTRQAFQMHGIAKADLKEVIGTIVRNMGSTLAACGDINRNVMAPPAPFEKGGYPVARRLADEIADLLSPEAAEGAYLDLWVDGDLSYRFKPSRAVQKTRKRQSEGGVFSGSTEEPLYGDTYLPRKFKVAVTVPGDNSVDLLTQDIGLVAFTDPSGELRGCNVYVGGGMGRTHNKEETFARTADPLGYVDAADVLDVVQAILALQRDHGDREVRKHARMKYLLHDKGIQWFRDTLCATYFKGSLKGLRNEPKAKLLDYLGWHRQKAGMWFVGLPLLCGRLNGELKAGLRQLVETYQLEIRLTANQDLLLCNIGTSQRASIRTQLEALGFEVPEAPARLARHAIACPALPTCGLAITESERILPDVLDRLDAQLRRLEIEKSLLVRMTGCPNGCARPYMAELGLVGNGVNQYQLWLGGTPNLQRLARPYMEKLPLDDLEKTLEPLLLSWKAAGGRRSFGDHIEKLGDQEVSALLTASA, translated from the coding sequence GTGGGGGAAGGCTCCTTGGCAGTGGTGGAATCAGGAACTCAATCGCTGTCCAAGGCGGAGCAGCGCAAGCTGGATAGCGACCATCTGCGCGACCCGTTGTTGAGCGAGCTCAGCAACGACGACGTTCGCTTCACGGAAGATGCTGTTCAACTGCTGAAGTTTCACGGCAGCTACCAACAGCACCACCGCGAACTGCGCAAGACAGACAAGGTCCGCAGTTGGCAAATGATGCTGCGGCTGCGCAGTCCGGGCGGACGCATCCCCGCCAGGCTGTTCCTCGCCCTCGATGACCTGTCCAACCGCCTTGGGGATGGCACCCTGCGAGCCACCACCCGTCAGGCCTTCCAGATGCACGGCATCGCCAAGGCCGATCTGAAAGAGGTGATCGGCACCATCGTTCGCAACATGGGCTCGACCCTGGCGGCCTGCGGCGATATCAACCGCAACGTGATGGCACCCCCAGCTCCTTTTGAGAAAGGCGGCTATCCCGTGGCACGGCGCCTCGCTGATGAAATTGCCGATCTGCTCAGCCCCGAGGCGGCCGAGGGGGCCTATCTCGACCTCTGGGTGGATGGTGACCTGAGTTATCGCTTCAAGCCCAGCCGAGCCGTTCAGAAGACCAGAAAGCGCCAAAGCGAAGGCGGCGTTTTTTCCGGCAGCACTGAAGAACCTCTCTACGGGGATACCTACCTGCCCCGGAAGTTCAAGGTGGCCGTCACCGTGCCAGGGGATAACTCCGTTGACCTGCTCACCCAGGACATCGGCCTGGTCGCCTTCACCGACCCCTCCGGCGAACTGCGGGGCTGCAACGTCTACGTGGGCGGTGGCATGGGTCGCACCCACAACAAGGAGGAAACCTTCGCTCGCACAGCGGATCCCTTGGGTTACGTCGATGCCGCCGACGTTCTGGATGTGGTTCAGGCGATCCTGGCTCTGCAACGGGACCACGGGGATCGGGAGGTTCGCAAGCACGCCCGCATGAAGTACCTGCTGCATGACAAGGGCATCCAATGGTTCCGCGACACCCTGTGTGCGACCTACTTCAAGGGAAGCCTCAAGGGGCTGCGCAATGAGCCGAAGGCCAAGCTGTTGGACTACCTCGGCTGGCATCGACAAAAGGCTGGGATGTGGTTTGTGGGACTGCCCCTGCTCTGCGGTCGTCTGAACGGAGAGCTCAAGGCAGGGCTCAGGCAGCTCGTGGAGACTTACCAGCTGGAGATTCGTCTCACCGCCAATCAAGACCTACTGCTGTGCAACATCGGCACCTCCCAGCGCGCCAGCATTCGAACCCAGCTGGAAGCCCTTGGGTTTGAGGTGCCTGAAGCTCCAGCCCGCCTGGCCAGACATGCCATCGCCTGCCCGGCCTTGCCCACCTGCGGCCTGGCGATCACCGAATCGGAGCGCATCCTTCCGGATGTACTGGATCGCCTTGATGCCCAGCTGCGGCGGCTCGAGATTGAGAAGTCTCTTCTGGTGCGCATGACCGGTTGCCCCAACGGCTGCGCTCGCCCTTACATGGCTGAGCTGGGATTGGTGGGCAACGGGGTCAACCAGTACCAGCTGTGGCTGGGCGGCACCCCGAACCTCCAGCGTCTTGCGCGCCCGTATATGGAGAAACTCCC